From a single Methanofollis sp. W23 genomic region:
- a CDS encoding RuBisCO large subunit C-terminal-like domain-containing protein has protein sequence MQDVTATYYFRPRADTTPEEAAQAIVEEETTGTWTEITTTTEYVRRLDGEVLALEPSGKGYVTQVRYPAEIFEAGNVPQYLSVVAGNLFGLGRLEAVRLLDVAFPASLVPFKGPKFGLEGVRKLVGTTERPHVGTIIKPKVGLTPKDTAEVAYHAAVGGVDLIKDDETLTDQTFCPIDERLPAVMARLDEAKEETGRQVLYAVNISARADEIVGRAEHAIDLGANMLMIDVITSGFTALQALAEAPSVTVPVHVHRTMHGAITRNPEHGIAMRPIARIVRMLGGDQLHTGTVSGKMSHDVSELKGDNLALTEEYFGIAPTFPVASGGLHPGKVAAEIENLGTDIVLQAGGGIHGHPDGTEAGARAMRQAVDAFMEGVSAEEYAKDHHELARALERWGNR, from the coding sequence ATGCAAGACGTTACCGCAACCTATTATTTCCGCCCGCGGGCCGACACCACGCCCGAAGAGGCGGCGCAGGCGATCGTCGAGGAGGAGACGACCGGAACATGGACCGAGATCACGACCACCACCGAGTATGTCCGCCGTCTCGACGGCGAGGTGCTCGCCCTCGAACCGTCAGGCAAGGGGTATGTGACGCAGGTGCGGTACCCGGCCGAGATCTTTGAGGCCGGCAATGTCCCGCAGTATCTCTCGGTGGTCGCGGGCAACCTCTTCGGGCTCGGGCGTCTGGAAGCGGTGAGGCTTCTTGACGTCGCCTTCCCGGCGTCGCTGGTCCCGTTCAAGGGCCCGAAGTTCGGGCTTGAAGGAGTGAGAAAACTTGTCGGGACGACCGAACGCCCGCATGTGGGGACGATCATCAAGCCAAAGGTCGGCCTCACGCCGAAGGACACCGCCGAGGTGGCCTATCATGCGGCGGTCGGCGGGGTGGACCTGATCAAGGACGACGAGACCCTCACCGACCAGACTTTCTGCCCGATCGACGAGCGTCTGCCTGCAGTGATGGCGCGGCTCGACGAGGCGAAGGAGGAGACCGGGCGGCAGGTGCTGTATGCGGTGAACATCTCGGCACGGGCCGACGAGATCGTGGGGCGGGCCGAGCACGCGATCGATCTTGGGGCGAACATGCTGATGATCGACGTGATCACCAGCGGGTTCACCGCCCTCCAGGCCCTGGCCGAGGCGCCGTCGGTGACGGTGCCGGTCCATGTCCACCGGACGATGCACGGGGCGATCACCCGCAACCCTGAGCACGGGATCGCGATGCGCCCGATTGCACGGATCGTGCGGATGCTCGGCGGCGACCAGCTCCACACGGGGACGGTCTCGGGCAAGATGAGTCATGACGTCTCCGAACTGAAGGGCGACAACCTCGCCCTCACCGAAGAGTACTTCGGGATCGCACCCACCTTCCCGGTGGCAAGCGGCGGGCTCCATCCAGGCAAGGTGGCGGCAGAGATCGAAAATCTCGGGACCGACATCGTCCTCCAGGCGGGCGGCGGGATCCACGGCCACCCTGACGGCACCGAGGCCGGGGCGAGGGCGATGCGCCAGGCGGTCGATGCGTTTATGGAGGGGGTCTCTGCAGAGGAGTATGCGAAGGATCACCATGAACTGGCGCGGGCGCTGGAGAGGTGGGGGAACCGGTAA
- a CDS encoding class I adenylate-forming enzyme family protein, which translates to MHNITTFLDVQARTHEGPAFIFANDGRTYTYADLRDTADALAGGLTALGVTKGDRVCIYLDTTPEYLLSYLAIWRIGAVAVPTNGVYHEEEVAYALNDSGAAAVITDEEHAPTVRGVQGACPALRHLCVVGAAEEGECAWDDLLHSVPLGRAMGCRADDLCQLQYTSGTTGKPKGAMLSQGNWMNALATQEELLDLAADDVYLGVYPMGHVGLSWGLATLKAGGTWVCMDRFDLDTYLSLAQQYQATVLASMPPVIHSLIRAGPEADEALEKARSVISGGGPLLPVIWEEFDRRFGVPIVNAYGLSETIVVGSGTATRPDNSGLHKGYRSVGVPAGYAEVKIVAEDDPGYELQPGEVGEIALRGPSVASGYWGMPEATKKVFLPDGWFLTGDLGYLDEDGVLFVTDRKKDMIIMSGWKVYPTEVENVIIDHPKIADVAIFARPDERRGEIPVAAVVMNAGQSVTMDELNRYCRERLAGYKVPRDMVVLDHLPRVSGWKLLRRTLREHDCANPSE; encoded by the coding sequence ATGCACAACATCACCACCTTCCTTGACGTACAGGCCAGGACCCACGAGGGGCCGGCATTTATTTTTGCAAACGATGGGAGGACTTATACCTATGCAGACCTGCGTGACACCGCAGATGCGCTTGCAGGGGGGCTTACCGCCCTTGGCGTGACAAAGGGCGACCGGGTCTGCATCTACCTTGACACCACTCCAGAATATCTCCTCTCGTACCTGGCGATCTGGCGGATCGGGGCGGTCGCGGTCCCGACCAATGGCGTGTATCACGAGGAAGAGGTGGCATATGCCCTCAACGACTCCGGGGCCGCGGCGGTGATCACCGACGAGGAACACGCCCCGACGGTCCGGGGGGTGCAGGGGGCATGCCCTGCTCTCAGACATCTCTGCGTCGTCGGCGCGGCAGAAGAGGGAGAGTGCGCATGGGACGATCTCCTCCATTCCGTCCCGCTCGGGCGTGCGATGGGGTGCCGGGCAGACGACCTTTGCCAGCTCCAGTACACCTCAGGGACGACCGGGAAGCCGAAGGGTGCGATGCTCTCGCAGGGCAACTGGATGAATGCCCTTGCCACCCAGGAGGAGTTGCTCGACCTCGCCGCCGACGATGTCTATCTCGGGGTCTATCCGATGGGGCATGTCGGGCTCTCGTGGGGGCTTGCGACCCTCAAGGCCGGGGGGACCTGGGTCTGTATGGACCGGTTCGACCTCGACACCTATCTTTCCCTTGCGCAGCAATACCAGGCCACCGTGCTTGCTTCGATGCCGCCGGTGATCCACTCCCTCATCAGGGCCGGACCTGAAGCCGACGAGGCCCTGGAGAAGGCGAGATCAGTCATATCCGGAGGAGGCCCGCTCCTCCCGGTCATCTGGGAGGAGTTCGACCGCCGGTTCGGGGTGCCGATCGTGAACGCCTATGGGCTCTCTGAGACGATCGTCGTCGGTTCAGGGACGGCGACCAGGCCTGACAATTCCGGGCTCCACAAGGGCTATCGCTCGGTCGGGGTTCCGGCCGGGTATGCTGAGGTGAAGATCGTCGCCGAAGACGACCCCGGCTATGAGCTCCAGCCTGGCGAGGTGGGGGAGATCGCCCTCCGCGGCCCGTCGGTCGCCAGCGGCTACTGGGGCATGCCCGAGGCGACCAAGAAGGTCTTCCTCCCTGATGGCTGGTTTTTGACCGGCGACCTGGGCTACCTGGACGAGGACGGGGTGCTCTTTGTCACCGACCGGAAGAAGGACATGATCATCATGTCTGGCTGGAAGGTCTATCCGACCGAGGTGGAGAACGTGATCATCGACCACCCCAAGATCGCAGACGTCGCGATCTTTGCCAGGCCTGATGAGCGCCGGGGCGAGATCCCGGTGGCCGCCGTCGTGATGAACGCGGGGCAGTCGGTCACCATGGACGAACTGAACCGCTACTGCAGGGAACGGCTTGCCGGCTACAAGGTGCCCCGAGATATGGTCGTCCTCGACCACCTCCCGCGGGTAAGTGGATGGAAACTCCTGAGGCGGACACTCAGGGAACACGATTGTGCAAATCCCTCAGAATAA
- a CDS encoding ATPase domain-containing protein: MDKDNLRSTGLAGLDLALNGGIPRGAVIIVAGTPTDGLDLFGAQFWRGGEEEATMNGIYLMIDDEPSEGMYDARGVNNQDLPTLVTGERIVIDSLSTIILKDGVSAALDLVQALRVEARAEGSNVLLLLYKGLHTREEEIRLTRAADGYIELLQRVVGSEVERMLGIFKMHGSELPNQLVPYNILEDGLELSTTKRVV, from the coding sequence GTGGATAAGGATAATTTGCGATCCACCGGGCTTGCGGGGCTTGATCTTGCTTTAAATGGGGGTATTCCAAGAGGGGCCGTCATTATCGTCGCCGGTACGCCTACCGATGGCCTCGACCTCTTTGGTGCCCAGTTCTGGCGGGGTGGAGAAGAAGAGGCCACCATGAATGGGATATACCTGATGATCGATGATGAACCGTCTGAAGGGATGTACGATGCACGGGGGGTCAACAACCAGGACCTGCCCACGCTCGTCACGGGCGAACGGATCGTCATCGATTCGCTCTCTACCATCATCCTCAAGGACGGTGTCAGTGCTGCTCTTGACCTGGTCCAGGCACTGAGAGTAGAGGCGCGCGCAGAGGGATCGAATGTCCTCCTCCTTCTCTATAAGGGGCTCCACACCAGGGAAGAAGAGATCAGGTTGACCAGGGCTGCCGATGGGTATATTGAACTGCTCCAGCGGGTCGTCGGTTCAGAGGTCGAGCGGATGCTCGGGATCTTCAAGATGCATGGGAGTGAACTCCCCAACCAGCTTGTGCCGTACAATATCCTGGAAGACGGCCTCGAACTCTCCACTACGAAGCGCGTGGTCTGA
- a CDS encoding carboxypeptidase regulatory-like domain-containing protein, whose amino-acid sequence MNITVHIGLPPPQAVTVSGRVTDPDGTPVPGATVRFESAVSLENRPLSATATTDDDGHHLIKDAVGHSRKEGYPPLQREIVFEHLTDGLDLDLEPRSQTIPGYDLRTGISALLVVFLAHLARRR is encoded by the coding sequence TTGAACATCACCGTCCATATCGGCCTCCCCCCACCCCAGGCGGTCACGGTCTCAGGACGGGTGACCGACCCTGACGGCACCCCGGTTCCGGGTGCGACGGTGAGGTTTGAGTCGGCCGTCTCGCTTGAGAACAGACCCCTCTCGGCAACGGCCACGACAGACGATGACGGACACCACCTGATCAAAGACGCAGTCGGGCACAGCAGGAAGGAGGGGTACCCCCCTCTGCAGCGCGAGATCGTCTTTGAACATCTGACCGACGGACTCGACCTCGACCTGGAGCCCAGGAGTCAGACCATTCCCGGATATGATCTCCGGACCGGCATCTCTGCACTCCTCGTGGTTTTCCTGGCCCACCTCGCCAGGAGGAGATAG
- the dapF gene encoding diaminopimelate epimerase, producing the protein MEITFTKLHGNGNDFILIDEMNDPVIPDEMKGTFAALYCDRRFGIGGDGVLFISPSTSADVKMRLFQPDESEAEMCGNGIRCLAKYAHDAGHATDSCTVETLAGVMPVEMGYDDEGEFWATIEMVDPGFERSVVPATGKGEYHEEINGFTVHAANTGVPHAVVFVDDLETVEIMAVAPAIRHHPSFPRGANVNFVQRNGENSLRIRTFERGIEGETESCGTGATASAAVAHHLGFVGPEVRVETHGGPLVIRCGEKTTMTGPAATVFSGVIED; encoded by the coding sequence ATGGAGATCACGTTCACCAAACTCCACGGCAATGGCAACGACTTCATCCTCATCGACGAGATGAACGATCCTGTCATCCCCGACGAGATGAAAGGGACTTTCGCTGCTCTCTACTGTGACCGGCGCTTCGGGATAGGCGGCGACGGTGTCCTCTTCATCTCCCCCTCCACCTCTGCAGACGTGAAGATGCGTCTCTTCCAGCCAGACGAGAGCGAGGCCGAGATGTGCGGGAACGGGATCCGGTGCCTGGCAAAATATGCCCATGATGCCGGGCATGCCACGGACTCCTGCACCGTCGAGACCCTGGCCGGGGTCATGCCGGTCGAGATGGGCTACGACGACGAAGGCGAGTTCTGGGCGACGATCGAGATGGTCGACCCGGGCTTTGAACGTTCGGTCGTCCCTGCGACCGGCAAAGGAGAGTATCACGAAGAGATCAACGGCTTCACGGTCCACGCCGCAAACACCGGCGTCCCCCATGCCGTGGTCTTCGTCGACGACCTTGAGACGGTCGAGATCATGGCCGTCGCCCCGGCCATCAGGCACCACCCCTCCTTCCCGAGGGGTGCGAACGTCAACTTCGTACAGCGCAACGGCGAAAATTCGCTCAGGATCCGGACCTTCGAGCGGGGGATCGAGGGCGAGACCGAGTCCTGCGGCACCGGCGCCACCGCCTCTGCGGCCGTCGCCCATCACCTCGGGTTTGTCGGGCCAGAGGTGCGGGTCGAGACCCACGGCGGCCCTCTGGTGATCAGGTGTGGCGAGAAGACCACGATGACCGGCCCTGCCGCAACCGTCTTCTCCGGCGTCATCGAGGACTGA
- a CDS encoding condensation domain-containing protein, whose amino-acid sequence MSLHPTPAFDLFNVYFERLYDPTMHLVLTFDGEVDEAALKTATLRLLAANPYLRSRFSEEGDGMPCWTEIAEEEWARAFVLLPEEVKHDHPPAPLDVRRGPQVRVSLARTRDGDQIVVTCHHGFSDAKGIIDLAHHLLATYQAVRRDPAFRPEPLGWYDRGTGKVLTQFSAEEIRRAWDEEEPFVDNWRFPAERQGRGTPRTASRTFSPARLRRAKEFGRRHGATINDIMIAAFFLALMKVRADPSDCGAPRALLTSADLRRHLDHPEACPPMNLSVAFEVTLTAGEGDGLEDIIDQVTAVTRRRKAEGFGIGCILYYDEIYGKGMPGVQAFFDEMIQKYEENGLKNPVFSNIGVLDPAWFLPADGKDGKPLDLRDARFLPCVCWPYGFLMSLSTFRDQMTIISAYEEGPYSEDMVERFLDAVEGYLP is encoded by the coding sequence ATGTCCCTCCACCCGACACCCGCCTTCGACCTCTTCAATGTCTACTTCGAACGCCTCTACGATCCCACGATGCATCTCGTCCTTACCTTCGACGGGGAGGTCGACGAGGCGGCACTCAAGACCGCCACCCTCCGTCTCCTCGCCGCCAACCCCTATCTCAGATCGAGATTTTCTGAGGAGGGAGACGGCATGCCCTGCTGGACTGAGATTGCAGAGGAAGAGTGGGCGCGGGCCTTTGTGCTCCTGCCTGAAGAGGTGAAGCACGACCACCCCCCGGCCCCTCTTGACGTCCGCAGAGGACCGCAGGTCCGGGTGAGTCTCGCACGCACCAGGGACGGCGACCAGATCGTCGTCACCTGCCACCACGGGTTCTCTGACGCGAAGGGGATCATCGACCTCGCACATCACCTCCTCGCGACCTACCAGGCGGTCCGGAGAGACCCGGCATTCAGGCCTGAACCCCTGGGGTGGTACGACCGCGGGACAGGGAAGGTCCTCACACAGTTCAGCGCGGAAGAGATCAGACGAGCATGGGACGAGGAAGAACCCTTCGTCGACAACTGGCGCTTCCCCGCCGAGCGCCAGGGGCGGGGGACACCACGGACCGCCTCCAGGACATTTTCTCCGGCACGACTCAGGCGGGCAAAGGAGTTTGGCAGACGCCACGGCGCCACCATCAACGACATCATGATCGCCGCCTTCTTCCTCGCCCTCATGAAGGTCAGAGCCGACCCCTCAGATTGCGGCGCCCCCCGCGCCCTCCTCACCTCGGCAGACCTCCGCCGCCACCTCGACCACCCTGAGGCATGCCCGCCCATGAACCTCTCGGTCGCCTTCGAGGTCACCCTCACCGCCGGAGAAGGCGACGGCCTGGAGGACATCATCGACCAGGTCACTGCGGTGACGAGACGGCGGAAGGCAGAAGGGTTCGGCATCGGGTGCATCCTCTATTATGACGAGATCTATGGGAAGGGCATGCCTGGAGTGCAGGCGTTCTTCGACGAGATGATCCAGAAATATGAGGAGAACGGCCTCAAGAACCCGGTCTTCTCCAACATCGGCGTCCTCGACCCGGCGTGGTTTCTCCCGGCGGACGGGAAAGACGGAAAACCCCTCGACCTCAGGGACGCCAGGTTCCTCCCCTGTGTCTGCTGGCCGTATGGGTTTCTCATGTCCCTCTCCACCTTCCGTGATCAGATGACGATCATCTCGGCCTACGAGGAGGGGCCGTACTCAGAGGACATGGTCGAGCGGTTCCTCGACGCGGTGGAAGGGTACCTGCCCTGA
- a CDS encoding YIP1 family protein, protein MPGDTPAKNTPVVSRRLFNHLQISSLQEDLLFFFAAVLAVSVLFHLGIFVTGPGHDPVGSHLLLGMVFGAFGIVQSLVTWTVILLGVSLIEHFFLLFVDAHQGFERTMKSVIYALLPIVLFWWAVAVMKVPAAGPLLLLCFALITYFGICVFHDISKDRAAFASLATSAAVLVLFSRWIVGPAFGL, encoded by the coding sequence ATGCCAGGAGATACCCCCGCAAAAAATACCCCCGTCGTCTCGCGGCGTCTCTTCAACCATCTCCAGATCTCGTCGCTGCAAGAGGATCTCCTCTTCTTTTTCGCTGCCGTGCTCGCGGTCTCGGTTCTCTTTCACCTGGGGATCTTCGTGACCGGTCCTGGCCACGATCCCGTCGGGTCGCACCTTCTCCTGGGCATGGTCTTTGGGGCATTCGGTATCGTCCAGAGCTTGGTCACCTGGACGGTCATACTCCTTGGCGTCAGTCTCATCGAGCACTTTTTCTTGCTCTTCGTCGATGCACACCAGGGGTTTGAGAGGACCATGAAGTCGGTGATCTATGCCCTTCTCCCGATCGTGCTCTTCTGGTGGGCAGTGGCGGTCATGAAGGTTCCGGCTGCAGGCCCGCTCCTCCTTCTCTGTTTCGCCCTCATCACCTACTTCGGCATATGCGTTTTTCATGACATCTCAAAGGACCGGGCCGCATTCGCCTCCCTTGCAACAAGTGCGGCGGTGCTGGTGCTCTTCTCCAGGTGGATCGTCGGTCCGGCGTTTGGATTGTAA
- a CDS encoding solute carrier family 23 protein — MDFTYGIDDKPDLGKLLLFGLQWLAVSIPAILIIGGVVAAFQPDGSVITYLQKLFLLIALVLLVQVLWGHKLPLVVGPATVLLIGVLASMSQGVGAINSSLVIGGVVLAVLAATGLFKYLKPLFTPRVIVVILMLIAFTLAPVILDLVTGEGAVPAVYNFVFALVLAVVVFVANGLLKGIWKSTLAMWALLLGSLAYFALFGTFTPPTPETAILALPGDLIAPLAAPEASVLIAFLICFLALAINELGSIQSVGSLLKADEMDTRVNRGMTVTGVGNALSGFAGVIGPVDFSLSPGVIAATGCASRFALVPAALALMAVGLSPLLIGYLGSIPSPVIGVVLTYVMTAQIAAGFMLGEESSAFRSFDDGVIIGTPLLVGTVVAFMPAALASQFSAATRPLLANGFVAGVVLVLILEHLVYRKKTQQ; from the coding sequence ATGGACTTTACGTATGGAATCGATGATAAACCAGATCTAGGAAAACTTCTCCTCTTCGGGCTACAATGGTTGGCCGTCAGTATCCCGGCCATCCTCATCATCGGAGGAGTCGTCGCCGCCTTCCAGCCCGACGGATCAGTCATCACCTATCTGCAGAAACTCTTCCTGCTCATCGCCCTGGTGCTGCTGGTCCAGGTACTCTGGGGACATAAACTTCCCCTCGTCGTCGGCCCGGCCACCGTCCTCCTCATCGGCGTCCTCGCCAGTATGAGTCAGGGCGTCGGGGCGATCAACTCGTCCCTGGTGATCGGCGGGGTGGTCCTTGCCGTACTGGCCGCCACCGGCCTCTTTAAGTACCTGAAACCGCTCTTCACTCCCAGGGTGATCGTGGTCATCCTCATGCTCATCGCCTTCACCCTGGCGCCGGTGATCCTCGACCTAGTCACCGGGGAAGGTGCAGTCCCGGCCGTCTACAACTTTGTCTTCGCCCTGGTCCTTGCAGTGGTGGTCTTCGTCGCCAACGGTCTCCTGAAGGGGATCTGGAAGTCGACGCTTGCGATGTGGGCACTTCTCCTTGGCAGCCTTGCCTACTTCGCGCTCTTCGGCACCTTCACCCCCCCGACCCCGGAGACGGCAATCCTTGCTCTTCCAGGCGACCTCATCGCGCCGCTTGCGGCACCAGAAGCCAGCGTTCTCATCGCCTTTTTGATCTGTTTCCTGGCACTGGCCATCAATGAACTGGGTTCAATCCAGTCGGTGGGCAGTCTCCTGAAGGCCGACGAGATGGACACGCGGGTGAACCGCGGGATGACCGTCACCGGGGTCGGCAACGCCCTCTCAGGATTTGCCGGCGTGATCGGCCCGGTGGACTTTTCGCTCAGTCCAGGCGTGATCGCTGCCACCGGGTGCGCCTCGCGCTTCGCCCTGGTCCCTGCCGCCCTTGCCCTGATGGCCGTCGGGCTCTCGCCGCTCCTCATCGGGTACCTTGGCAGCATTCCCTCGCCGGTCATCGGCGTGGTCCTGACCTATGTCATGACCGCCCAGATCGCGGCCGGATTCATGCTTGGGGAGGAGAGCAGCGCGTTCAGGTCTTTCGACGACGGCGTGATCATCGGGACGCCCCTGCTCGTCGGCACAGTGGTGGCCTTCATGCCGGCGGCCCTGGCCTCCCAGTTCTCGGCCGCCACCCGCCCCCTCCTTGCAAATGGGTTTGTCGCCGGGGTGGTCCTGGTTCTGATCCTGGAACACCTGGTCTACCGCAAGAAAACGCAGCAATGA
- a CDS encoding CDC48 family AAA ATPase, protein MPEMYLKVDRAYPEDQGGGKARLDPDTMLQMRLSPGDLVEVVGKRQTIAKVWRAMVSDWQQGKMRIDKFTRENSGVAVGDKVLVRKVETEIEAERVILAPPEDLPRQLPINYQSVVNHLIDFPITKNDSVPIQAGLPFMQPQIVAFKAVVVEPEDAIIITKNTKVEFSEKPAAGFDGAKKLSYEDIGGLKDELQRVRETIELPMRHPELFRKLGIDPPKGVLLYGPPGTGKTLIAKAVASESGAHFISIAGPEVISKYYGESEQRLREVFDDARQNAPSIIFIDELDSIAPKREEVTGEVERRVVAQLLTMMDGLEERGQVVVIGATNRLDAIDAALRRPGRFDREIEIAVPNERDRTEILKIHTRGMPLADDVKIEEMAMQTHGFVGADLAALAREGAIRALRRYMPQIDLEEDEIPPEVLEQMEVQAGDFRESLRDVSPSAMREVLLEVSHVSWDDVGGLESEKEEVREAVEYPLTERVRFEDLGIEPPRGVLLYGPPGTGKTLIAKAVASESGANFIPVRGPQLLSKWVGESERAVREIFKKARQVAPSIIFFDELDALAPSRGAGAESHVVESVLNQILTEMDGLTERGDVVVMGATNRPDIVDPALLRPGRFDRLVYIGSPDRKGRAKILGIHTRHMPLEGSVVNEAVAVTEGLDASAIEETIMTLPEEGAPSVVALREAFEGVEKGTGEPLSAGARRRFITDQLVARGTPLADEVRDEIVWAIAKMTEGYVGSDLEALCREAGMLAMREKSQVVTKEHLEAAAKKVHPTMNERIKDYYGRVREHFKGGLPEQVQPPEYQ, encoded by the coding sequence ATGCCTGAAATGTATCTGAAAGTCGACAGGGCATATCCAGAGGACCAGGGCGGGGGGAAGGCGCGCCTGGATCCTGACACCATGCTCCAGATGCGACTCTCGCCCGGCGATCTCGTTGAGGTCGTCGGGAAACGCCAGACCATCGCCAAGGTCTGGAGGGCGATGGTCTCTGACTGGCAGCAGGGCAAGATGCGGATCGACAAGTTTACCAGGGAGAACTCGGGGGTCGCGGTCGGGGACAAGGTCCTCGTGCGGAAAGTCGAGACCGAGATCGAGGCAGAGCGGGTTATCCTTGCTCCGCCCGAAGATCTGCCGCGCCAGCTCCCGATCAACTACCAGAGCGTGGTCAACCACCTCATCGACTTCCCGATCACCAAGAACGACTCGGTCCCGATCCAGGCTGGACTGCCGTTCATGCAGCCCCAGATCGTGGCCTTTAAGGCGGTCGTCGTCGAGCCCGAAGACGCGATCATCATCACCAAGAACACCAAGGTCGAGTTCTCGGAAAAACCGGCCGCCGGGTTCGACGGTGCAAAAAAGCTCTCGTACGAGGATATCGGCGGGCTCAAGGACGAACTCCAGCGGGTGCGTGAGACGATCGAACTCCCGATGCGTCACCCCGAGCTCTTCAGGAAACTCGGGATCGACCCGCCCAAGGGAGTGCTCCTGTACGGCCCACCCGGCACCGGGAAGACGCTTATTGCGAAAGCCGTCGCCTCGGAGAGCGGGGCGCACTTCATCTCCATCGCGGGGCCAGAGGTGATCTCGAAGTACTATGGCGAGTCAGAACAGCGTCTGCGCGAGGTCTTTGACGACGCCAGGCAGAACGCGCCCTCGATCATCTTTATCGACGAACTCGACTCCATCGCCCCAAAGCGCGAGGAGGTCACCGGCGAGGTTGAGCGGCGGGTGGTCGCCCAGCTCCTTACCATGATGGACGGGCTTGAGGAGCGGGGGCAGGTCGTCGTGATTGGGGCGACGAACCGTCTTGACGCCATCGATGCGGCGCTCAGGCGGCCGGGCAGGTTCGACCGGGAGATTGAGATCGCGGTCCCGAACGAGCGGGACCGGACCGAGATCCTCAAGATTCATACGCGGGGGATGCCGCTTGCCGACGACGTCAAGATCGAGGAGATGGCCATGCAGACCCACGGGTTTGTCGGCGCCGACCTTGCGGCGCTGGCACGCGAGGGGGCGATCAGGGCGCTCAGGCGTTACATGCCCCAGATCGATCTCGAAGAGGACGAGATCCCGCCTGAAGTCCTGGAACAGATGGAGGTGCAGGCCGGCGATTTCCGCGAGTCGCTCCGTGACGTCTCGCCCAGTGCCATGCGCGAGGTCCTGCTCGAAGTCTCCCATGTCTCATGGGACGATGTCGGCGGACTGGAATCTGAGAAAGAGGAGGTTCGCGAGGCCGTCGAGTACCCGCTTACCGAGCGGGTGCGGTTTGAGGACCTGGGGATCGAGCCGCCGCGCGGGGTGCTCCTGTACGGTCCGCCCGGTACCGGCAAGACGCTCATCGCCAAGGCCGTCGCCTCGGAGAGCGGGGCGAACTTCATCCCGGTGAGGGGGCCGCAGCTCCTCTCCAAGTGGGTCGGCGAGTCTGAACGGGCGGTGCGCGAGATCTTCAAGAAGGCCAGGCAGGTGGCGCCGTCGATCATCTTCTTCGACGAGCTCGACGCCCTGGCCCCGTCCAGGGGTGCGGGGGCGGAGAGCCATGTGGTCGAGAGTGTGCTCAACCAGATCCTGACCGAGATGGACGGTCTCACCGAGAGGGGCGACGTCGTGGTGATGGGGGCGACAAACCGCCCCGACATCGTCGACCCGGCGCTGCTCAGGCCTGGGCGCTTCGATCGGCTTGTCTATATCGGGTCGCCAGACCGGAAGGGCCGGGCAAAGATCCTCGGGATCCATACGCGCCATATGCCGCTTGAGGGCTCGGTGGTCAATGAGGCCGTGGCGGTGACCGAGGGGCTCGACGCCTCGGCGATCGAGGAGACGATCATGACCCTGCCAGAGGAGGGAGCGCCCTCGGTCGTGGCCCTCAGAGAAGCCTTTGAAGGGGTCGAGAAAGGGACCGGCGAGCCTCTTTCGGCAGGCGCACGCCGGCGGTTCATCACCGACCAGCTCGTCGCCCGCGGCACCCCGCTTGCCGACGAGGTGCGTGACGAGATCGTCTGGGCCATCGCCAAAATGACCGAGGGGTATGTCGGCTCAGACCTCGAGGCCCTCTGCCGCGAGGCCGGGATGCTTGCGATGCGCGAGAAGAGTCAGGTCGTTACGAAAGAGCACCTTGAGGCGGCGGCCAAGAAGGTGCACCCAACGATGAACGAGCGGATCAAAGATTATTACGGGCGGGTGCGCGAGCACTTCAAGGGGGGTCTGCCCGAACAGGTCCAGCCGCCAGAGTACCAGTGA